The following proteins come from a genomic window of Cervus canadensis isolate Bull #8, Minnesota chromosome 3, ASM1932006v1, whole genome shotgun sequence:
- the LOC122437890 gene encoding translation initiation factor IF-2-like encodes MSLVPLSRPPSPRRRRLRGMSPRHPGIARRRLRPELGRLGGRRGGSSAAGDSDPSSGRSSRLSGATWRPLLYCPSPPELRRDLQEDCDSAAGPEAVLSETGYAGGDSPAPAAGVSVECPPTTLESRGGSASPSGQPPEEIVPSSSPFLCGRGRVAPRGSEAEEAPARARAFGRPARWLLGGRRQRPVLGTVEPVVSEEGDRRGAPDPGSGVAWPGRPASPRAPPAVETDRPDPTWAGPPRSVCFALGPAPEVGTGPDCGVEVGGGRGWVRALGFSLTEVFPASHSGGGDPPAGVVRGDPERTAGAGAFDQMAPESSRPDVHGVVLGTGGRVKVSADTVSFGVCRRGLWVSGCTRGSGPVGRQLAPGSALAAGAACLGLCAGSCVACLADPARGAASGRPEGGGVRRCGSLALCSPLRAPGGGWDDPCPVGSVPRVSCSPPGVVGCSRLRCEVVGRRGGGCRRGLKRAPPVTVLACAFPPPPHTLAQLIDVVWLCSPGPGLSRAGRGTGVPSERVRSSRSVHGAPRLSFPPCPSGRVRKAGVGVWPPALTFGLPSPASGCLVGAVGLWTQQMRLLRLPGVCPASGPPCGGEGCAAAMPRAPAWVCEHASLDPRWCPWSAPGRPSGARGRVVVSFPLNPVSSLGPRRGGVRVSHGGGRDGKRSIVCSPRRGG; translated from the exons ATGTCACTGGTGCCCCTCTCTCGGCCCCCGAGCCCCCGCCGCCGGCGTCTCCGTGGAATGTCCCCCCGCCACCCTGGAATCGC GCGGAGGAGGCTCCGGCCCGAGCTCGGGCGTTTGGGCGGCCGGCGCGGTGGCTCCTCGGCGGCCGGCGACAGCGACCCGTCCTCGGGACGGTCGAGCCGGTTGTCCGGAGCCACCTGGCGGCCGCTTTTATATTGTCCCTCCCCTCCGGAGCTTCGGCGAGACCTTCAGGAGGATTGTGACTCAGCCGCCGGGCCCGAGGCAGTGCTCTCAGAGACGGGCTATGCTGGCGGTGACAGTCCCG CCCCCGCCGCCGGCGTCTCCGTGGAAtgtccccccaccaccctggaATCGCGTGGGGGGAGCGCGTCTCCTTCGGGGCAGCCTCCTGAGGAGATAgttcccagctcctctcccttcctctgcggCCGGGGTCGCGTCGCGCCGCGTGGCTCGGAGGCGGAGGAGGCTCCGGCCCGAGCTCGGGCGTTTGGGCGGCCGGCGCGGTGGCTCCTCGGCGGCCGGCGACAGCGACCCGTCCTCGGGACGGTCGAGCCGGTT GTTTCTGAGGAGGGTGACCGTCGCGGCGCTCCAGATCCGGGCTCTGGGGTGGCCTGGCCGGGCCGACCAGCATCTCCCCGTGCCCCTCCGGCCGTGGAGACGGACCGGCCGGACCCTACCTGGGCCGGACCGCcgag GAGCGTTTGCTTCGCCCTCGGCCCCGCTCCGGAGGTGGGGACCGGCCCGGACTGTGGCGTGGAGGTCGGCGGAGGGCGCGGCTGGGTCCGGGCCCTCGGGTTCTCTCTGACCGAGGTGTTTCCCGCGTCGCACTCCGGAGGTGGGGACCCGCCCGCCGGAGTCGTGAGGGGTGACCCGGAGAGGACGGCCGGCGCGGGCGCGT tcgACCAGATGGCCCCCGAGAGCTCCAGGCCTGATGTTCATGGGGTAGTGCTGGGGACAGGTGGCCGGGTCAAG GTAAGTGCTGACACGGTCTCCTTTGGTGTCTGCCGCCGAGGACTTTGGGTCTCTGGATGCACGCGGGGCTCCGGGCCTGTGGGCCGCCAGCTGGCGCCTGGTTCTGCCCTTGCCGCTGGAGCCGCCTGCCTGGGCCTGTGCGCCGGCTCCTGTGTGGCGTGTCTGGCCGACCCAGCTCGTGGTGCCGCGTCTGGGCGACCCGAGGGCGGTGGGGTGAGGCGGTGTGGGTCTTTGGCCCTGTGCTCCCCGCTGCGGGCACCCGGTGGCGGCTGGGACGACCCCTGCCCTGTAGGCTCCGTGCCACGTGTCAGCTGTTCTCCTCCTGGGGTCGTTGGCTGCTCTCGCCTGAGGTGTGAGGTTGTGGGCAGGCGGGGGGGAGGTTGTCGGCGAGGCTTAAAGCGGGCCCCTCCGGTGACTGTCCTCGCCTgtgccttccccccccccccacacaccttGGCTCAACTGATTGATGTGGTGTGGTTGTGCTCTCCCGGGCCGGGCCTAAGCCGTGCCGGACGAGGGACGGGTGTTCCCAGTGAACGCGTCCGCTCTTCTCGGTCTGTCCACGGGGCCCCTCGCCTGTCTTTTCCCCCTTGCCCCTCGGGCAGGGTGAGGAAGGCAGGGGTTGGGGTGTGGCCTCCGGCCCTGACCTTCGGTCTCCCGTCCCCCGCCTCGGGGTGCCTAGTGGGGGCCGTTGGGCTTTGGACACAGCAGATGCGCTTGCTTCGCCTTCCTGGCGTGTGCCCCGCGAGCGGCCCTCCCTGCGGTGGGGAG GGCTGTGCCGCTGCCATGCCGCGTGCCCCTGCTTGGGTGTGTGAGCATGCCTCGTTGGACCCTCGGTGGTGCCCCTGGAGTGCTCCAGGTCGTCCCTCAGGTGCCCGAGGCCGAGTGGTGGTGTCGTTTCCCCTTAACCCTGTGTCCTCCTTGGGTCCCCGCCGCGGTGGTGTGCGTGTGTCCCATGGGGGGGGTCGAGACGGTAAGAGAAGCATTGTGTGCTCCCCTCGTCGTGGCGGCTGA